A window of Ananas comosus cultivar F153 linkage group 4, ASM154086v1, whole genome shotgun sequence contains these coding sequences:
- the LOC109708838 gene encoding heavy metal-associated isoprenylated plant protein 5-like → MAQELERARVTELHVRMDCNGCVQKIKKALHNIEGVYDVYIDFAQQKITVVGRANPEAIVKAIKKTKKIATVCSHTELPDPAAGKSEQPPPDAAKEQAPPASEPPAETPPASDPPKEPPKEEQKAEPEVKPSPEAEAATPAEVKEVGEIHMVHQYPHGYSGFQHELTPHVFVHSYNSYRPSAYASEYGYLRSPPRDIKYNGGSYGDEHRHYGNGDGSQITSMFTDENPNACRIS, encoded by the exons ATGGCTCAAGAACTAGAG AGAGCTCGAGTCACCGAATTGCACGTCCGCATGGATTGTAATGGCTGCGTGCAGAAGATCAAGAAGGCATTGCATAATATCGAAG GTGTTTATGATGTCTACATAGACTTTGCCCAGCAAAAGATAACGGTGGTGGGGCGTGCCAATCCCGAAGCAATTGTCAAGGCCATCAAGAAGACCAAAAAGATTGCAACTGTCTGCTCCCACACCGAACTGCCCGACCCAGCTGCTGGCAAATCGGAACAGCCACCACCAGATGCAGCCAAGGAGCAAGCACCACCTGCCTCCGAACCACCAGCCGAAACCCCGCCAGCTTCGGACCCTCCAAAAGAACCCCCAAAAGAAGAACAGAAAGCCGAGCCAGAAGTGAAGCCCTCCCCGGAGGCCGAGGCTGCCACGCCAGCGGAGGTGAAGGAGGTCGGAGAGATTCACATGGTGCATCAATATCCGCACGGGTACAGTGGCTTTCAACATGAGCTCACCCCTCATGTTTTTGTTCACAGCTACAACAGCTACAGGCCTTCAGCGTATGCGTCAGAGTATGGATATCTCCGGTCGCCTCCTAGGGACATCAAATACAATGGAGGAAGTTACGGAGACGAACATCGTCACTACGGCAATGGAGATGGGAGTCAGATTACATCGATGTTCACTGATGAAAACCCAAATGCTTGCAGGATATCTTAG